The Eulemur rufifrons isolate Redbay chromosome 3, OSU_ERuf_1, whole genome shotgun sequence DNA segment GGGCAGTCTAGAGCCAGGAGGAGAGGCCAAGGGGGCTTGGATCAGCGGGGCCCCCGCAGGATGAATGTTGTGGCTGCTCCACTTAGGCCAGCAGACCTAGGAGGCAGCTGCAGAGCTGGTCCCAGAGCCTCATCCAAGGCCCAGGCAGCCTCACCAGGAGGTGCCTAGAGCTGGCCACAGGGAGAGGCATGGGGATACAAAGCCTTGGGGTGGTCTTGGTGCTGGCGTCCTATTGGGCTTCCTTATGCGGGAATGTTACAGTGTGCTGTGTGACTTGGTCTCACTTCTGAGCTGGCACTGTGAGGTTTTCTCCCTTGAACAAATGGCCAGTTGGTGCTGTGCTGCTTCCCTCCTGTCTGCCAGAAACAGCAACAGTCGTCAGCCCAGGGCCTGCCTGGCATGGCAGAGCTGGGCATCTGAAGCCCCCAGGCAGCCTCAGGTGTGGCCGGGGAGTAGGTGTGTGAGAAGACAGAACCTGGGCCCTCGGTCCTTGCCTCCCCCAGGGCAGCTGCTGCAGCAGCATCTGTGCTTGCCCCTACCCAGTCCACTCACCGCTGACCCCTGGGTTTGGATGGGATGGACCAATTTCTCCACCCTGCTCCTGCTGTGGGCAGCCTTAGCTTGTCCCGAGCCTACCAGCGACCAGCCTCATTCCCCACCCTAGGCCATGTGTCCACAGCTGGGGCGGGATAGTCCCCTCTGGGCCGTGATCCTCCAAGCTGAGCCCCACCAGAACATTCCCCTTCCTCATCATGCACATGTTAATTTTTAATCGAACATAGAACTTGACATTCGAATGCAGATAATCTGTGGTGTTTGTATGGATGTGGATTCTGTGAATGAGGCCTTTATCCCCGCTGTTGGTTCTCAACACTCACTGGACCCCACAGGTGCTGAGAGAACTGGCCAGCCTTCTGCAGCTCCTCAGCTCAGAGTGCTTGGACCCCTGAAGCAATAGGATGGCAGCTAGGGCCTATTAAGACCCCACAAGTGCAGGTGTGGCCTGTGAGCATTCCCCTCCCTCACTGTGCAGAGAGGCTGCAGTACAGGTGGGTCTCTGCTGCACTGCATCCCATTCTCAAAAAGTCCTGGACCCCAAAGGAAGCCTATGGCCCAGGCCCACCACTGGAGAGGCTGTGGAAGCACAGTCTGGACAGGGGCCACTCTGCTTCCTGCCCACTTGTCCTCAGGCAGCTGGGAGAGAGTCTCTTCTAATGGAAAGCATGTCTCTGTAACTCCCCACTAGCCTTTGGTGTGCCCTCAACCCTCAGAATGAAGCTCAGCCCAAGGCCTTCACATTCCAGCCCAGTGTTCCTGGGCCTGCCCCACAGCCCAGGGTTGCTGTCTCTGCCTAGCTTCAAGTCTTTGCTCTTGTACCTCTTGGTTCTGGTCTGGGCCTCACCTCCCCCTACTCTGAGCCCCTCAAAGGCTGAACCCACAGCCCCCCATATGTCAAATGAGTGAGAGACCCAAGATGGTAGCAGTGCCCAGCATGCTGGCATCCAGCCGTCCACATGAGCAAGGACACCCATGGGAAGAGGCATGGCTCCTGCTGACCCACCTTATACCAGCCCAGCTCAGCACCATGTCCTGCCTGTAGCCCCTGTTCCCAGCTACCCCGGGCATGCCCTGTGTGCCCACCTGCCCTTGTCTTGAGCCAGCTTGGCCTCCTGTGTGCCACAGCTTCATACCACGAACTCTCAGGATGGCTCCTATAGGTAGCCAACCTCCCTGGGCAGGTGGCAGCTGCCTTCTCTCACTTGTGCTCACCAGGGAGGGCCAGAGTGGAAGGCCCAGGCTGGGGGTCAGTCTGAGCCAGGTCCCCAAGCCTCAGTATGAATAGCCAAGTGGGGCGTGCCTGCCTCAGTGTGGGGAAGCAGCATCTGCTCCCCAACTGGATGGCTACTGGCTGAGTGCTTCTGCTGTGCCAGGCCAAGAGCCAGGTGTTCCTGTAGGGTTTCAAAGTCTGGGCCTGTGGGGGACTCTGGATAGTCCCTGGACTCTAGGACAGGAAAAAGCCAGGCTCCAAGCCCCGGTGTGGCCAAACCAATCACTGCCAGTCCAGCCTGCATCCGGGAAGAGCTATAACCCAATCTCCATGAGCTGATGAGGTCTCACTCCTGAGATTCTTGATCTCTGCAAGAGCCCAAGCTGGCTGTGTCAGGGACAGACATGTGCTCCTGTCCTCATCAGCTGGAGTTCCCCAGGATagctggcctggccctggctggAGCCGGCAAACATGGGCGGGTATGTGCATGTGCACGAGTCCCGCAGGTCTGTGAGCTTcatctccctttccttcttcgCAGTGTACTAACGGTCACTTGATGTGCGCTGGCTGTTTTATCCACCTACTAGCAGATGCCCGGCTGAAGGAGGAGCAGGCCACGTGCCCCAACTGTCGTTGTGAGATCAGTAAGAGCCTCTGCTGCCGGAACCTGGCCGTGGAGAAAGCCGTGAGCGAGCTGCCCTCAGAGTGTGGCTTCTGCCTGCGCCAGTTTCCCCGCTCCCTCCTGGAGAGGCACCAGAAGGAGGAATGCCAGGACAGGTAGTGCTGGGGTCAGGGACTCAGCCTGtgtgtaggccaggcccccatgTGGGGTGATCTGATTGTTGTGATTGTTGTTTCCTGGGCCTTGGGTACCACACATGCAGCCCAGTGACAACCCtgcaggccctggggaggggtAGGTGGTACTACACAGGATAGGGGCAGTGGGATCAGCACCCAGTTTGCTATCTGAACATGACCCTGGCCCTCCAGGGCTGTCTATGGCTGTAGGATAGCCCTTCGGAGGGCCCAGTACAGTGTGGCCAGCTTAGGAgctctgggtgctgggtgctgggtgcaaGGCTGTGCTGACGGGCAGACATGGCTGCTCAGCTTGTGAGGCCCAGCTATCATGCCTCTTCAGGGGGAAGGCTGTGCAGGGTCCAGGATGTTGGTCAGTGGCCACTTACTCCAAGCAGAGGAGACACCAGAGCGGTGGGTCCAGGAGGCAAGTGTGTCCTGCAGGAAAACATTGATGGCTGAGCAGGATTGGGGCAGAGGCCATGACTGCTGTGCTCATCTCTCCCCAGGGTAACCCAGTGCAAATACAAGCGCATTGGCTGTCCATGGCACGGCCCCTTCCATGAGCTGACAGTACATGAGGCTGCATGTGCCCACCCCACCAAGACGGGCAACGAGCTGATGGAGATCCTGGACGAGATGGACCAGAGCCACCGCAAGGAGATGCAGCTCTACAACAGCATCTTCAGCCTGCTCAGCTTTGAGAAGATCGGCTACACAGGTGAGGCACCTTGCCGCCTGCTGCATGCCGAACAGCTATGGGCTTTGGGGGATGGGGGCCAGGAGCCTGGCGGGCAGCAGGCTCTGGGCAGTGGTCACAGGCTGCGCCGGATGGCCAGGCTCTGAAGAAGCTCCCAGTGGACACAAGGACACTTCGGGGAAGAAGAAAGGCCAGATAATAGAGTAGAGGGAGGGGCTAGGCAGGACCCCAGGGTGCATCTGCGTGGCTCTCATGGCAGCCtcgcccccacctccccaccctggccccaccaGCCCAGCAAGGTGGTGTCCTCACCGTGTGGGGCTCCATAACCTTGGGACAGTCTACGTGGGGCTCCAGAACCTTGGGACAGTCCATGTGGGACTCCACAGCCTTGGGATCTCACCAGCAAGTGGAGCATGTCTCAGGGaggcctgggagctgggggcCTGCTCCTTGGAGCCCAGGGCATGAAGAGCACTCCATCAAGTCAGGTCTGACTGCGGGCAGTCACTGCAGCGGCCATGGGGCTTCCCAAGGCTGGCACAAAGTCGTTCAGGGACAGGGCACCCAGCGCAAACTGTAGAACTGTGAGTGGACGCCCACGGACACACAGGCTGGACTGGGCCCAGGCCCACTGGATCTCATGGCTCTCCAGGCCACTGCCACCGCCTTCGAATGTGGCTCCACCGGGAAGCAGGAGCCAGGCCAGAGCTTGGGCCAGACAACAGCAAGAAACACCTGCTGATGCTGGAGCCGCTCAGGAAGGCTCCATCTCTCTTCTGCTCATCCCACGCCAGGCAGCCAGCTCAGAGTGGCCGGGGTGGTCATAGGCAGTTGGTCACACCATGCCGCCTGGACTGGGCCTGGCTAGGTATGGGCCTAAGCAGGCGGGACAAGCCAGGGGCCCAGGGCCCTCAGCAGAAGGCTATGGCTGCTGTTGGCAACAGCCTTAGCTGTCCTGACAGGCATCAGGGCATGTGGGCCAGGCCTCATGGCTGAGGCCATGGGGAGCCCCATTTGTGCAAGAAGGACTGGCTGCCTGGGAGCCCACGCCTCCATGGAGGGACTTGCCAGCTACAGGTTGCGGGCTGCACAAGAGGACTGTGAAGGCAGGCCCGCCTGCTGACTGGTGGCTCCTGCAGACCACTGGGCAGAGCCTGCATCACAACCTGATGCCCATGGACCTGGCACTCCccttgggcagggctgggtgccaCACACCTGTCCACCAGCTTTTCTGGCAGCTCTGTATCGGAACCAATAAAGTGCACTTGTTCTCAGAACTGCAtcctgtctgtgtgtctgcttcccccacccctgtGGGGGCACTGGGGCTCAGGGCAAGGAGGGAGGCTGATGTGGGTCGGGTATGCCTGGAGTGTGGCCTGGCCACTCGTAGCTGCTGGACTCACTCTAGCTAATTCATGTGAATTCTCTTTGTGGTTGTTCCCCCAAAGCTTGTGTGCACCTCCATTTGCCATAATTGCGTTTGATTTGCCTTTGTGACAAGTAGAGCACGCTGTGTCTGGTAAGTTGCCTTCCTCCCTGGCTGAGCCTGTCCTCGGCCCGGTCGGGGAAGGTGCCGCCACACGGCCTGGCCTGCACTAACAGCCGGCTCTTTCCGGCCCTGTCTGTCTCTGCAGAGGTCCAGTTCCGGCCGTACCGCACGGACGACTTCATCACGCGCCTGTACTATGAGACACCAAGGTTCACGGTGCTGAACCAAACGTGGGTCCTGAAGGCTCGTGTGAACGACTCAGAGCGCAACCCCAACCTGTCGTGCAAGCGCACGCTCTCCTTCCAGCTTCTCCTCAAGAGCAAGGTCACAGCGCCCCTGGAGTGCTCTTTCCTGCTGCTCAAGGGCCCCTACGACGACGTGAGGATCAGTCCCGTGATCTACCACTTTGTCTTCACCAACGAGAGCAACGAGACGGACTACGTGCCTCTGCCCATCATCGACTCCGTGGAGTGCAACAAGCTGCTGGCTGCTAAGAATATCAACCTGCGGCTCTTCCTATTCCAGATACAGAAGTAGGGTGGGGCCCTAGGACGCCCGAGAAGCAGACGGGCCACCCCAGCTCAGCAGCACTTCACACGACTATCTGATCATTTCAACAGAGAACGGACAAACCAAACACACTGGGAAAGTCTGCATGCGTGTGTGATGGGGTCCCCGCCTCCGGCTCACCTTCTCTacccctgccttccctcctcctgaGGGCAGCCAGAGGCTGGGCTGACCCCCAGAGGAGACAGAGCACTGGGCACCCTGAGGTTCAGAGACGATGGCGGTGAGGAGGGCAAGAAGCGCAGcaacccctgcccccagctctctTATGCGCAGCTAGGCAGTGCTGCCTGCTCTGGTTCTGTGCTTGGTTCCCGGCCGGGCTCTGGGGGCCTCGCTAACTTCAGACAGCATATTTGATTGCAATTAAAGAGGCAGCCTTGTTTCCTACTTTCTGTTTTGTTGGAGGGGAAGGCGTGGCTGTGAATGGACAGCATGGGAGCTTTGGTTTAGCCGGGGGTCAGAGCCCGCCCTGTCCCTGTCATTGCACCTACATGCGTCCCCCCAGGAGAGACTCAGAGACACTGCCTCCCAAACACTGTCACGGGGTCTCAAGACTGCAGCACAGGCAGAAAGAGCCAAGCAGGGTTGGGGCTTTCCTGGCCAACTGGCCACTCCCGGGGAGGCAGAAGTTGGCCACCAGGGATCAGCAGACGTTTTCGGAATGCAGGgtgaaattctttctcttcccaggaaaaaaaattaaactctttaCAGGCTCTTCTGTAAGTTATGCAATTTTAGTGAAAAAGAATCTATTTACTATATTCAGCCTTGAGGACCCAGTGTCTCTAGGCTGTGAAGAAAGCTCTGGGGGCCATGGCTATGAGTCTGGCTGGGTGAGAGTCCAAGTGGGTGGCTCCCTTCACTGCTTTTGGGGACTGGCTGCAGTGGCTGGAAGCTGGGCAGTTTGGCTTCCTGCCTGGAGAGGTGAACCCTTCCCGCCTCACTGGCTGCTCTCTGACACCCCTGCAGGGCTGAGTAGGGCCAGGGCTTGAGCCTCTGTGGGAAGGAGCCCCACCTGGAGAAGCTGGGCCCTGTCCTTTCTTCCCCAGGGGCCCTCAGAGCAACTGGGAAGGGTACAGCTTGACCACCCCCTACCTTTGCTTAGGAGATGAGGCTCTTCTGTGATAGCTTTTTGTTGCTTCAATACCAAAGAATTAGTTCCTCTGCCCCAGCGCTGACAACATGCTTCAGAGCAGCTCCCCCCTGCCCCGGCAGCCCGCCTGGGCCTGGCCCCCATCACCCTGTGCTGCCTGCCCTGCCATATGGGTGCAGAGCCTCAGGCCTGGCCCTTGCGGATGGTGGTGGGCTGAGTAACAGAGAGAAGGCACTGTCAGGGAGTGCCCATCCACATGACCGAGCATGGCTGGGGCCCGGGGCCTGATGTGGCCCTCTCAATCAGTTCCCTCCAGAACAGCCATTCTGCCCCCTCAAAGGCCTAGCATTTCTGGGAGCTCTGAGAATCCTGCTTGGGTTCCCATTCCCAGCCTGGGGCATGGGACTTTCAGGAGTGCCTCGCAGCCGGATCCTTTTCTCCTTCAAAGCTAATGTGGCCTGGCCACGGAGGGCATGGGAAGGCCCCAGGTTTGGTTTTCTGCCTTCTACAAAGAAAGATCCCACCGCAGCTCCCAGCACATCCTTGGGAGCAGCTGCTTCTGACTCAGGTACAACCAGGGTAAATCCTGCTGCCCTGAGGGGTTgcccccatgcctggcctagCAGGCACCGAAGCCTGGGAGGGTGTGGGCTGTGGTGCTGCATCTCAGCACCATGGGAGTTCAGACACTCTTTCGGGTAGTGTTCCTGGGTTCCAGGGTGGTGGTGTGGGGGGGTGCCGGAGGGGGCAGGCTTGCTCCATCAAcctgtatttctgtgtgtgtatgagagactGATTCAGCCTAGGGCAAGCCCTGGGAATTCCTGGCGGAAGAGCAGGGTGGGAGGCTTGTTCCCCATGGGCACAGCCAGGCTGGGAtgccagccctgggagggcaCCATACTCCTCTAGGGGCCAAGGGCAGCATATCTCTGTGTGCAGGTGAATGTATGTGTGGCTGCAGAGAGGGGCAGGCTGAGGGCCACAGGAAGAAGGAAACCCAGGTCTGGCTGAGCTCCTGCAGCCCTGCTGCCTCAGTCCTGGGGCAGGCAAccctgtgtgtggggtggggaagaggaggcagCCCAAGGGCATACACAGGGCCCAAGCAAGGCCCTCCCTAAGGGTGTGGTGTGTGTCTGGGGACATCCCCGAGGACTACTGATACATCCCAGCTGCCCTGCGACCATCACACAGAGCAGCTGATCCCTGCAACCTGGGGGAACCAGGCACCTGGGGAGACTAGTGTAGTGTGTCTGCAGCTGCTGACACACTAGCCATAGTGGACAGACCTTGTGGCATTGTCACTGTGGGCCATATGTTACTGGGGGTACCACAGCAGTGGTTGGTCTCCAGGATCCTGTGTCATCTCGGTGTCCCAACCTGGTCCTTTGTTTGCCGTCTCTGAGGATGAGGGGTGGGAGTCCAGCCTCAGCAGATGTAGGGGAGGCCTGGGGGTATATAGCTCAAGCCAGGCCCTACCCTTTCCCATCTCACCCCCAACCCCTGTGAGTACCACATCCCTCAGTTGCCCAAAGTGagacatttacaaaaataataaaaataatttttaaagagcagaGTGAGAAGTGTTTTTACCACTATCTGAAATGACTTAGTGTCACTTTTGTGGTCTGTGTTCTCTTTGGATATTTTCTGTATGTaactgtagtttaaaaaaatattccaaaccaTGTTTTGTCTGTGTTTCCTTACCAAAAGACAGCCTCTGGGTGGGACTTCTGGGCTCTGCTAGCTTCCCCTGCCACCCTAGCCTGTGGCCACTGCCAACCCCAGGCCTCTAGCCCTGTGCAGCACCCACCTCAGGTACCATGTGCATACCCTGTCTGGTCAGTGGGGAGATAGGCATAGAGAAATCAGGTTGTCTCTGAAGGGGAATTTGGCTTCCAGGAGCTGGGCTGTCCTGTGAATGCTGGGGTTAAAGAGGGTAGTTCATGGTCTTCCCAGCAGCTCAGGGGCCTCCCCCTTCTGAGACACCCTGTCTTCAGCACCATCCTTCATCCCTCATGCCCTCACCTCACCAGGCTGCTCTCCATGCAGCTGCCTTGGTTTCAGAGCCATGCTTTGTGTGACAAGGGATTGGTGGTACAGGCCTCCAAGTCCCGACCCTCCATGCCCAGCTGggggcctccctcctcctgctgcttGTGACTGCCCCTAAGGGCTCTGCAGGCTTGGCAtggccctgcccctgcagccGTGGAGGCAGCAAGGCCCAGACCTGCCCAGTCCCAGGGCCATAGCAGGAAGCCAGCACTCTGCTGCAGGCAGCCTTTCCCGGACTCAGGGACTCATCTGCCCTCCACAGACCTTGCCAGCTGAGAGTTTTACCCCACTGGTCTGTTTtgattataatagaaaatataaacccATCTCTCTCCCACTCCCTCTGGGCCTCCTCTGGGACCTTCAGGACACCAGCCATTGCACCAGAAGTCCAGTGCTCGGTGTGCTATGTAGCCAGAAGTGAGAACCCCAAGGCATGGCAGGCATTTGGTCCTCAAGGTAATGGGGGACAGCGCAGGTATTTGGGGGTCTGGGGCCTGCATGCCCCAAGTCACAAGATTCCAGACATACCTCAGACCCTCATGTGGGTGACAAGTCTGGGTTACAATGCTCTGAGCCTAGATCCTAACTCCTTTTTACCTATCAACACAAAATAGTTTTGCAGTTTTAACATACGTTCACTTAATTTCCCAGGAATACAACTGGCATACACGTTGAGGAAAAAGTACTTTTTGCTCTGTTCATTTTGGACAACACATTTCTCCCTCCCTGGCAACGGCCATGGAGGTTTGAGTCCCCAAATGTGACTCAGCTGTGTCGGTAGCAAAGCGGAGAGCGTCTGACGCCTCAACTACGTCTGCATATCCACTCAAGTGCATTTCACTATAAATCACTCTTATTTTCTCTTATGGGTATTACGTTTGTTTTCAAAGTTGCGTGTGTCAgtaaattttgtgtattttacttTCAACGGGCATCAGGGGCGCGCTCCGCACAGCCCCAGAGCCCACGTGGGCTGATGCCTGGCCTGCCTAGATCCCTGCTAGGAGGAACGGAGTCTCTGCCAGGCACTCCGACACCTTC contains these protein-coding regions:
- the ZFTRAF1 gene encoding zinc finger TRAF-type-containing protein 1 isoform X1: MSGAEEAGGGGPAAGPAGAVPAGVGVGAGSGAAAGPAAALGEAAGPGLPDEAGLAGARQLQLQEAAGDPDAPPKKRLRAAEAAEAAAAAAAGSGKLEERLYSVLCCTVCLDLPKASVYQCTNGHLMCAGCFIHLLADARLKEEQATCPNCRCEISKSLCCRNLAVEKAVSELPSECGFCLRQFPRSLLERHQKEECQDRVTQCKYKRIGCPWHGPFHELTVHEAACAHPTKTGNELMEILDEMDQSHRKEMQLYNSIFSLLSFEKIGYTEVQFRPYRTDDFITRLYYETPRFTVLNQTWVLKARVNDSERNPNLSCKRTLSFQLLLKSKVTAPLECSFLLLKGPYDDVRISPVIYHFVFTNESNETDYVPLPIIDSVECNKLLAAKNINLRLFLFQIQK
- the ZFTRAF1 gene encoding zinc finger TRAF-type-containing protein 1 isoform X2, whose amino-acid sequence is MCAGCFIHLLADARLKEEQATCPNCRCEISKSLCCRNLAVEKAVSELPSECGFCLRQFPRSLLERHQKEECQDRVTQCKYKRIGCPWHGPFHELTVHEAACAHPTKTGNELMEILDEMDQSHRKEMQLYNSIFSLLSFEKIGYTEVQFRPYRTDDFITRLYYETPRFTVLNQTWVLKARVNDSERNPNLSCKRTLSFQLLLKSKVTAPLECSFLLLKGPYDDVRISPVIYHFVFTNESNETDYVPLPIIDSVECNKLLAAKNINLRLFLFQIQK